One Deltaproteobacteria bacterium genomic window carries:
- a CDS encoding protein kinase — protein sequence MDKGNIDGRYRCIKKLAAGELAEVYLVETSDEATPPRSLALKWMKGRAASNSHKREMFLSEPKILKELKHPCILRLIAEGQWEKRPYFVTEWVEGTDIRKASLGANLNKLHYLFLQLLDVLHYLHGQHVWHLDLKPENILISTTGRPRVVLIDFSLAGWFADHESSLGLVGTIPYAAPELAEGVPPSVQADLYSLGVVLYELVTGRLPFVGEDLGRVLTEQLQGRFQAVWGEGETVWHGLANVIVSMLQRDPNARPQSVLEIIQQINASENENYQLPFVELYDEVLQKRMEPADFEPFTGDWKQATQRLFDYYKERDFKKAFAWIKSFWKKQYFAEAPAAFFLEWARLLVDANQLEESQTLLTLVQTRKQMDTFEQGLFYEVKVKRAWTEHSVKEFYENFEKSWSYYEKSNYTSGTIRLYIFRAMMEIRFNQLEEASRDLGEAMVLAEQGGHKFYYVLARSHMGDLVYLRGDWSQADELYEIVIDDYRRLKYPLGQASGLLDRSLVQLNLGKLVEARRCALEAYKIAMERGYTLVLGKSLFNLARIEISLGDRRGQMDYLNEAVKLFEEKQLKFPLMEALVSRAYALKAAGATNKTLEDLNRVLVEAKENNPVSYYLALWLKATMMAEKLIPETGAPDQLILEVVDYFKKIESSKILWEAYSDLGHYYLTQDYPEKAKYYLNLAKQTVDEYLESLPNAFKLSFLRDRKHLEIQNALNQLKRE from the coding sequence ATGGACAAAGGGAACATTGATGGGCGTTACCGATGTATAAAAAAGCTCGCTGCTGGCGAATTGGCGGAGGTTTACTTAGTTGAAACCTCCGATGAAGCAACCCCACCAAGGTCTTTGGCACTCAAATGGATGAAGGGAAGGGCTGCGAGTAACTCCCATAAACGAGAGATGTTTTTAAGCGAACCCAAGATTTTAAAAGAGTTAAAACACCCGTGTATTTTGCGCCTCATTGCGGAAGGGCAGTGGGAAAAACGCCCTTATTTTGTGACCGAATGGGTGGAGGGCACCGATATTCGCAAGGCAAGCTTGGGTGCCAACCTCAACAAATTGCATTACCTTTTTTTGCAACTTCTGGATGTGCTGCATTACCTTCATGGCCAACATGTCTGGCATTTAGATCTTAAACCCGAGAACATCTTAATTTCCACCACGGGCCGGCCACGGGTTGTGTTGATCGATTTTTCCTTAGCCGGTTGGTTTGCCGACCATGAATCATCGCTTGGGCTGGTGGGCACCATCCCCTATGCGGCGCCAGAATTGGCCGAAGGCGTTCCCCCCAGTGTGCAAGCCGATCTTTATTCTTTAGGGGTGGTTCTTTATGAATTGGTTACCGGGCGCCTACCTTTTGTGGGCGAAGATTTAGGCAGAGTTTTGACTGAACAATTGCAAGGGCGTTTTCAGGCCGTGTGGGGGGAAGGTGAAACGGTGTGGCATGGTTTGGCGAATGTGATTGTCTCGATGTTGCAGCGTGACCCCAATGCACGACCCCAATCGGTATTGGAAATTATTCAACAGATCAATGCCAGCGAAAATGAGAATTACCAACTTCCTTTTGTCGAACTCTATGATGAAGTTTTGCAAAAAAGAATGGAACCTGCTGATTTTGAGCCCTTTACCGGGGATTGGAAGCAGGCAACCCAGCGACTTTTTGATTACTATAAAGAACGGGATTTTAAAAAGGCCTTTGCTTGGATCAAGAGTTTCTGGAAAAAACAATACTTTGCCGAGGCGCCTGCCGCATTTTTTCTAGAATGGGCTCGCCTCTTAGTTGACGCCAATCAATTAGAAGAATCTCAAACACTGCTAACGCTCGTTCAAACCCGAAAACAAATGGACACCTTTGAGCAGGGGCTTTTTTATGAAGTGAAGGTTAAGCGAGCTTGGACCGAACACTCGGTTAAAGAATTTTATGAGAATTTTGAAAAATCTTGGTCGTATTATGAAAAATCAAATTATACCTCAGGCACAATTCGGCTTTATATCTTTCGTGCCATGATGGAAATCCGTTTCAATCAACTCGAAGAGGCAAGTCGAGATTTAGGCGAGGCCATGGTATTGGCAGAGCAGGGCGGGCATAAATTCTATTATGTGTTGGCAAGGTCCCACATGGGCGACCTGGTTTACCTGCGCGGCGATTGGAGCCAGGCTGATGAACTTTATGAAATCGTCATCGATGATTATCGACGTTTAAAATATCCTTTGGGGCAAGCCTCGGGGCTACTCGATCGCTCCTTGGTGCAATTGAATTTAGGTAAATTAGTAGAAGCCAGGCGTTGTGCCTTAGAGGCTTATAAAATTGCCATGGAAAGGGGTTACACGCTGGTTTTGGGAAAGAGTTTATTCAACCTAGCGAGAATTGAAATTAGCCTGGGGGATCGCAGGGGTCAAATGGATTACCTCAATGAAGCCGTTAAATTATTTGAGGAGAAACAATTAAAATTTCCACTCATGGAAGCCTTGGTATCAAGGGCCTATGCTTTAAAAGCGGCGGGGGCAACGAATAAGACTTTAGAAGATTTAAATCGAGTGTTAGTAGAAGCCAAAGAAAATAATCCAGTGTCTTATTACCTTGCCTTATGGCTTAAAGCCACCATGATGGCTGAAAAGCTGATCCCTGAAACTGGTGCCCCTGATCAACTCATCTTAGAAGTGGTTGATTATTTCAAAAAGATCGAATCCAGCAAAATTTTATGGG